Genomic segment of Malania oleifera isolate guangnan ecotype guangnan chromosome 7, ASM2987363v1, whole genome shotgun sequence:
ATACAAAATGGCGTTGTCTTCGCTAATCGTCCCGCAGCTACTCCAGTTGGCCGAATCTTTAGCAGCGACCAACATAGCGTCAACTCCGCTGCCTACGGCCCTGTCTGGCGCCTTCTGCGCCGCAACCTCACCTCAGAAATGCTCCACCACTCACGGGTGAAGTCCTATTCTCACGCTCGCAGGCGAGTCTTGTGTATCCTTGTCAACCTCCTCAAGACTAGCCAATCTCAAAAATTAGGAGAGCCAGTTAAGGTGATGGACCATTTCCAGTATGCCATGTTTTGCTTGCTTGTTTTCATGTGTTTTGGTGAGGAGCTGGAGGAGAAGAAGATAAGAGATATCGAAGATGTGCAGCGTCAACTCCTACTATCCGCTGCACGATTCAATATACTCAATGTCTGGTCAAGATTGGGAAAGATTTTATTTCGTAGTCGTTGGAAAGAGTTAATGCAGATGCGCAAGAGCCAGGGAGACGTATTGATTCCTCTAATAAGAGACCGATTGAAAGCCAAACTGGAGACCCAACGGAAGAATATGCAAGACGGAGAAGGTAAGAATGAGTCTGTCTTGTCTTATGTCGATACTTTTATTGATCTTAAGCTGCCGGACGAGAAGAGAAAGCTTAATGAAGAAGAGATGGTGAGTCTGTGCTCAGAGTTTTTGAATGCCGGCACCGACACTACGTCAACGGCGCTGCAGTGGATCATGGCCAACCTGGTGAAGTACCCACATATTCAAGAAAAGCTTTTTGCAGAGATTAATGGGGTTGTCGGAGAActtggaggaggaggaggaccCGAAAAGGTGAAAGAGGAGGATCTGCAGAAGATGCCATACCTGAAAGCTGTGATATTGGAAGGGCTGAGACGGCACCCTCCGGGCCACATGGTGCTGCCCCACGCTGTCACTGAAGATGTAACATTGGATGACTACGTTGTGCCCAAAAATGCTGTTGTGAATTTCATGGTAGCAGACATGGGGTGGGACCCAAAGGTGTGGGAAGATCCGACGGCTTTCAAGCCCGAGAGATTCCTATCGAACGGTGGAGATGGGGGGGAACTATTTGACCTAACAGGGAGCAGAGAGATTAAGATGATGCCATTTGGCGCGGGGAGGAGGATATGTCCAGGGTCTGGTCTGGCCATGCTTCATTTGGAGTACTTTGTGGCTAATTTGGTGTGGCATTTTGAATGGAAGGCTGTGGATGGAGATGAGGTTGATCTCTCTGAGAAGCAAGAGTTTACAGTAGTGATGAAGAATCCATTGCAGGCTCACCTGTCTCCAAGGCTGAAATAAGGATCCAATTCATCAACATGTTGCTGTCCGTCTGTGTCTAGTACACTTCTTCTAATAGctattttgttaaaaaataaagGCTGCATCATTGTAAAGTTGGAAAACTACGGAAGCCTGCAATTATAACTTAATATACTGTTTTCTGCAGGTCTGCTACCATAAGGAAATCTCTGTATTTTTAATTTCTAGTGCTTTTATCTGTCACCAcctttttagttttctttttttacttctCTATTTCTTCTGTGGAATGATTTTACCACCTCAGAATTCAAAAGGAATGGTTTGACTTTTCATTGAAATTGGTTAAAAGTGTGATGAAAAAGGTGTTTGGACGCATCATTTCTTACTTATATTTTATATGGAGGTTTGAATTCAAGGACATGTACACTTCGCATGCTTGCTGATTCCATTTTTCattattcaattttttattttgaagcttTCTTACATAAAGCTTGCAAATGATGCCCATGTTTCTGGAATCTGGAAGCATGCTTTGGGTCAACTTTCTTAATTTATAGGTGCGTTTGGCATTGGTTATTTCGAATTAAGAGAATATTGTCTAAAAATAattgtaaaatatttatattataccGAACACtttatagttgtttagtttttttgtttttgattggtTGCTAGtaattggtttattggttttgattatgttggttaagttagttttagggtcttagAGTTTGTTTTTGATTTCTCAAAGTCTCAAGATTagaatcacggtattcctctgccataagtgagagaTTTTCTAATAAAACTAGAAAGTGCTGACCGTGCTGTCctcttattttttatataaaaaaaaaaccaatcgCCTCACCAGTTTTGCTTGTCAGTCAATATTTATTATTTGAAGAttgcaaaaaaataataattaaataatctcAATTAGTGGCATGCTCAACCttatttgtgaattttttgtGCTATTTTCCTGAACATATAAGATGCACATATATCAAACAAGTCAATACAAAATTCTCATTTTACATCATGACTTGAGTTTCGAATTATGAAGTTCAAACGAAAAGGATGAACCACCCCTTAATTTTCATCATAGGAAAAGAGGGGAAATGATTAATTTTACACTCACATTTTGACATTATATGAATTCCACAAGATTTTTTCCGAACAGAGCACAAGGATGCTACGGATGGTGTTTGGCGTGTAGCTAGAAAACACAgtagtggggggggggggggggggggggggggggcgggggagGGGGGAGCACAACGCATGTGGCAACCCCTTGAACTTACCAACCTCCTCCACCGAAGACGAAACAACCTTCACTTGTACTGCCTTTTCCCCTTCACTCTAGAAATTCAATGCCAACAGTTTCCCAGACACTTTTATAATGTAGCTGTCAAGCTATGGTTAACGAATTTTGCTTCAGTACAAATTGCCAGACATTTCAACAATTAAAACTTGAAGGGTCAAAAATTTTGTTTACGAGAAAGATGAGGAAGGAAAAACAAGGCCAAGCGATCATGGCTGCACCCGCAGACCTCAAGAGGTACAGCCCTGCCCAAACTTGCAAAGCAATTGAGTACGTACAGGCCAATGTAGGCGATTATTAGCATATTAACAACCACCCACATCCAGAGTGCGGAGTCCACATCCAAGTGCAGTTAAGCCACAAAAAGCCAAGCCATAGGGGGGAAAGTCATTCTCAGAAGATAAGATTAATCAGACGTAgaacaatctctctctctctctctctctctctctctctctctctctctctctctctctctctctctcagacaGCTCTCTTTTTCATTTCTCCAAACGGATTGATTAACTTAAGCATCAAAGAGATCCCCAACCTCTAGGAGCGTAGTTCCTTGTTATGGATCTTGAAGGTGATGATGAGTCTTCATCAACCTTTCATACTATCAACCTCTAAAAGGATGATCCATTTCCAGCATCAACAAATTCTATAACTAGAATGGATAGCCCATAATGGAGATAGTGCCAGCATTGATAAGCTATAATGGAGACGGTGCCAGTATTGTTGAGTTGTAGAGATGGTGTGACGACCTGctcaatttccacattttttttaaaacataataataataaaatcagtaTCTCATATTCCAGCTCAATAGATCAtgatccacctgggcccgtggctaccaaggatacatcagaacacaacaCGGAAGTCTAAACAGCAgagaaacatataatcacaatattataattacaaaacatccatcacattactacaattaccagagtcactataccactgtattttagtatatacatcccaaaagaacaAAATTTGGGAACACATGCCACAAAAtttaactgtccctaccaaagcttacccttcaaaaagggcagacaacagctTTAGCTTTGCGGGGCCTTTCCCGcactcctatctggggctcctgaaaagtttataaaatttaggggtgaaacacctctcagtaagggaaataaactaataccaatgtgtggtaACATAAGCATTTCGTGttttacatataccatacataacatattctgtaactgtttatcaaatctgggaaaacatatatatatatatatatatatatatatcaaatcatggtagaATATAGTGTATTTTCATTATCATATCTCATcttatagcataataataataacacaaaacgtccctagtaggttagctggctgttgtcatatattacccccacatgactgggttctgtggcccgaaagcgggacctgacaatggttggccgaccattgccaagtcaacagtacagtttgtaagttcgatgggtctgcctgacctggtccgtacactaggggcgatcgcacccttcttaaaaaccacatcaaccatccaatctcacatcactccgtatagcggcgttaacacagatatcaggatcacgaagaccatggacacatagcaacggtaccgtgcaagtggtagcctagaccaagccaactaggttctgatatcatatacatataatgaaattgtgatacatggatatctcatatcattaattttcacatcaatcatatcattttgtatatatacgtatatatacaacccgtacgctggcaaatcacatcattg
This window contains:
- the LOC131159259 gene encoding cytochrome P450 89A2-like; protein product: MFYMLLLPGTPSSSIGQKMETWFIIIASLCIAALLKSLFNLLSPTSPKPSKIKGKLPPGPSTVPIIGNFLWLRKSISEIESILRNLHTKYGPLISLRFGSRLTIFIANHSLAHQALIQNGVVFANRPAATPVGRIFSSDQHSVNSAAYGPVWRLLRRNLTSEMLHHSRVKSYSHARRRVLCILVNLLKTSQSQKLGEPVKVMDHFQYAMFCLLVFMCFGEELEEKKIRDIEDVQRQLLLSAARFNILNVWSRLGKILFRSRWKELMQMRKSQGDVLIPLIRDRLKAKLETQRKNMQDGEGKNESVLSYVDTFIDLKLPDEKRKLNEEEMVSLCSEFLNAGTDTTSTALQWIMANLVKYPHIQEKLFAEINGVVGELGGGGGPEKVKEEDLQKMPYLKAVILEGLRRHPPGHMVLPHAVTEDVTLDDYVVPKNAVVNFMVADMGWDPKVWEDPTAFKPERFLSNGGDGGELFDLTGSREIKMMPFGAGRRICPGSGLAMLHLEYFVANLVWHFEWKAVDGDEVDLSEKQEFTVVMKNPLQAHLSPRLK